Genomic segment of Dactylococcopsis salina PCC 8305:
AGTGTTCAAATTGATCAGTATGTTGATGACAAGAGGAAATAATCAAGCTAAGATAATTTTAGTTTCAGCTTGAGTCGTCAAATGAAAAACATCATTTCAGTCCTGTTATTAGCGAGTTTGGGAATCTTTCAGGGAGAAACAATTGTTTCTGCACAATCTGATTTTAGAGAACAACAATCTCTGTGTACAGCCAGCTTGGTTGCTAATAATCTTAACGCTCGCATTACCCTTCGCTCTGGACCAGGTACAAACTTTAAAAGTTTAGGTTATGGTCTAGTGGGAGATTATATTTATATCTTGGCAACAAATCCACCAGAAGCTGATTATGCCAGAGATCGTCAAGGATACTTTTGGTATCGAGTCGGTTTTCCGAGAAGTGGCGCTCAAGGATGGATTCGAGAAGATTTTTTAAAGAAGTTTTGTCAGTATGATTAATGTTGTTTGGTGGTAATCACAGAAGTGATGAAAAGAGATTATCGCCTAATGTCAGCTAACTGTAACAAAAAATACAAATCCCCTGCCATGAACGCCCATAGTTTGAGAGACTAGAAAAGCAGTAATAAAAAATAGACGGGAGGATTGTGTGCGCCGATCGCGTAATATCCCTTTAGCCAATCGTGTCCAGGAAGTTACCCCTTCCTTAAGCCTAGAGATTTCAGCGAAAGCCAAAGCCATGAAAGCGGATGGCTTAGATGTATGTAGTTTAAGCGCGGGAGAACCCGATTTTAATACCCCCGATCATGTCATCGCAGCGGCAAAATGCGCTTTAGACGAGGGAAAAACTCGTTATGGATCAGCCGCCGGAGAGGGAAAACTCCGCAGCGCGATCGCGCAAAAACTCCAGACAGAGAACAATTTACCCTATTCCCCAAACCAAGTGATTGTCACCAATGGGGGAAAGTATTCCCTTTTTAATTTAATGCAAGCTCTCATCAATCCAGAAGACGAGGTGATTATTCCCTCTCCTTACTGGTTAAGCTATCCCGAAATGGTGAAACTTGCTGCAGGAACACCTGTCATTGTTCCCACGACGGCTCAACAACAGTATAAAATTACCGCGCAACAACTACAAGACAGTATTACCCCTCGCAGTAAACTGTTTATTCTGAATTCTCCCAGTAATCCCACTGGCGCGGTTTATTCACGGGAAGAGTTAACTGCTTTAGCAGATGTAATTGTCAAAAATGATCTCTGGGTGGTTTCCGATGAAATCTATGAGAAAATTCTCTATGACCAAGCCGAACATATTAGTATTGGCAGTTTAAACCCAGAAATTTTTGCCCGTACTCTGGTGAGTAGTGGCTTTGCTAAAACTTACGCGATGACGGGTTGGCGAGTGGGTTATTTAGCGGGGAATCAAGAGATTATTAACGCGATGATTAGCATCCAAAGTCATAGTACCTCTAATGTCTGTACGTTTGCCCAATACGGCGCGATCGAGGCGTTAGAAAATCCCCTTTCCCAAGATGCGATCAAAGAAATGTTAACGGCTTTCACGGAACGGCGAAAAATGGTTTTAGAGATTCTCTCCACTATTCCCGAAGTGAGTTGTTCTGAACCTTATGGGGCATTTTATCTATTTTTGGACATTAGTAAAACGGGAAAAACTTCCTTTAACTTTGCCAATGAGTTTTTAGAAGAAATGCAAGTGGCGACTGTTCCTGGCATCGCGTTTGGTAATGATTCCTGTATTCGTCTATCTTACGCCACTGACATGACTACCCTAGAAAAGGCTTTAGAACGTCTCACAAAATTTGTCCAAACTGCTTAAAAGATTGCCACAAAAATCTTCCTGAAAGCTGATTAACGCCTGAGACACAATTGCTAAATTAAATCGCGATATTATTAAGTCGAGTTTGATCACGTCTGAGAAGACAGAAAAGACTTTTGGGAAAAAGCAAGTAGGAGGGTAAAGAAGATGAACACAGAGAATAACCGCAAACAAATTGCTTTAATTTCTGTTCATGGTGATCCCGCGGTGGATATTGGTGGCGAAGAAGCGGGAGGACAAAATGTTTATGTGCGTCAAGTGGGAGAAGCGCTGGCTCAGTTAGGATGGGAAGTAGATATGTTTACTCGTCTTGCTGATGCGGATCAATCTCCTTTGGTACAGCATCAAGCCCATTGTCGCACGATTCGCCTTAGCGCTGGTCCGAAAACTTTTATTCCCCGACAAGAGATTTTTGAACATTGCGATCGATTTCTGGAAGAGTTCATCAAGTTTAGTCGCCAAGAGGGGAGAAACTATGCTTTGATTCATACCAATTACTGGCTTTCGGCGTGGGTAGGGTTAGAATTGCGTCGAAGATTATCTTTGCCGATGATACACACTTATCATTCTTTAGGTGCGGTTAAATATCAATCGGTACAAGAACCCCCAGAAACCGCAACTCGACGCTTAGAAATCGAAAAGGCGGCTTTAGAAACCGCAGAATGTATTGTCGCCACCAGTCCCCAAGAAAAAGACTATCTGCGATCGCTGGTTTCCAGTCGTGGTAATATCGAGATTATTCCCTGCGGTACGGATATTAATCACTTTGGTTCGATTACCTACGAACAAGCGCGAGAAAAACTGGGCTTTTCTCCAGAGGAAAAGGTGATTTACTATGTGGGACGTTTCGATCCCCGTAAGGGAATTGAAACCTTAGTGAGGGCGATACATCAATCTCAGATTCGATCGCAATCTCCGATTCGTCTAATTATCGCTGGTGCTTATCGTCCAGGTCAAAGTGACGGGAAAGAGAAGGAACGCATTAGTCAGATTGTCAAGGAATTGGGATTAGAAGAGATGACAGAATTTCCAGGACGGATTTCTGATGAGAATCTTCCGATTTATTTCGCCGCCGCTGATGTTTGTGTTGTTCCTAGTCATTATGAACCGTTCGGTTTAGTTCCAATTGAAGCGATGGCGAGTGGTACACCAGTGGTGGGAAGTGCTGTCGGTGGTTTGAATTTTACGGTGGTTTCTGAAGAAACGGGGTTATTAGTTCCTCCCAAAGATGAGGAAGCCTTTGCAAACGCCATCGATCGAGTTTTAAGTGATCCACAATGGCGCAATCAACTCGGAAAAAATGCAAGGAAACGCATGGAGGAGGAATTTAGCTGGGAAGGAGTGGCTTCCCAACTGAATGATTTATACTCTCGTTTTGTCACCCTTTAGCGAGACGAGGGAGACGATGCTTAAATCCACATAAAATTTCCCAGGAGATTGTTCCCAATTGTTGCGCCCAATCATCGGCGGTAAGGCTTTGTTCTCCTTCTTTTCCGATGAGGGTGACGATTTCTCCCACTTGGATGTTGTCACAGGAGGTTACGTCTAACATCAGTTGATCCATGGTAATCGCCCCGATTTGTTGCAGTTTTTGTCCTTTCCATAACACTTGTAACCGATTGGAAAGATTTCGGGGAACGCCATCAGCATAACCGATGCCAACAACTGCAATGCGGCAAGGTCGATCGGTGATATATTTATGTCCGTAGCTAACGCCAGCACCCGCAGGAAGGTCTTTAATTTGGGTGATGCGAGCTTTTACTTGTAAGACGGGTTCTAGGGGCGCGATGTCGCGAAGCGACCGCCCTTCGGGCATCGAGGTAAATTTGGGGGAGGGAGATAATCCATAAAGCGCTAACCCCACTCGTACTAAGTCGTAGTGTAAACTTCGATCGCGCAATGTTCCTGCGGAGTTGGCAAGATGGAGACAGGGGGGCGTATAGTTGAGGCTGGTTTTTAATCGCTCGATCGCGCGATCGAATCGGGATTTTTGCAACCACATAAAACTTTCTTCGTTCTCATCTGCGGTGGCTAAATGAGA
This window contains:
- a CDS encoding glycosyltransferase family 4 protein translates to MNTENNRKQIALISVHGDPAVDIGGEEAGGQNVYVRQVGEALAQLGWEVDMFTRLADADQSPLVQHQAHCRTIRLSAGPKTFIPRQEIFEHCDRFLEEFIKFSRQEGRNYALIHTNYWLSAWVGLELRRRLSLPMIHTYHSLGAVKYQSVQEPPETATRRLEIEKAALETAECIVATSPQEKDYLRSLVSSRGNIEIIPCGTDINHFGSITYEQAREKLGFSPEEKVIYYVGRFDPRKGIETLVRAIHQSQIRSQSPIRLIIAGAYRPGQSDGKEKERISQIVKELGLEEMTEFPGRISDENLPIYFAAADVCVVPSHYEPFGLVPIEAMASGTPVVGSAVGGLNFTVVSEETGLLVPPKDEEAFANAIDRVLSDPQWRNQLGKNARKRMEEEFSWEGVASQLNDLYSRFVTL
- the alr gene encoding alanine racemase, whose amino-acid sequence is MVLSGNRLTAKVEIASSSAFLNTDRAWVEINQAALYQNVKTIKQLLSPKTSLMAVVKADAYGHGAVTVAKTVLDAGGEALAVATLQEGIDLRLADIDAPILVLGAINTIEEIEAFSRWDLEATLCSPQQAQVFAETLRKTGKTLPVHLKLDTGMSRLGVLWEEAVAFVSLIQQFQELEIKSIYSHLATADENEESFMWLQKSRFDRAIERLKTSLNYTPPCLHLANSAGTLRDRSLHYDLVRVGLALYGLSPSPKFTSMPEGRSLRDIAPLEPVLQVKARITQIKDLPAGAGVSYGHKYITDRPCRIAVVGIGYADGVPRNLSNRLQVLWKGQKLQQIGAITMDQLMLDVTSCDNIQVGEIVTLIGKEGEQSLTADDWAQQLGTISWEILCGFKHRLPRLAKG
- a CDS encoding pyridoxal phosphate-dependent aminotransferase, whose amino-acid sequence is MRRSRNIPLANRVQEVTPSLSLEISAKAKAMKADGLDVCSLSAGEPDFNTPDHVIAAAKCALDEGKTRYGSAAGEGKLRSAIAQKLQTENNLPYSPNQVIVTNGGKYSLFNLMQALINPEDEVIIPSPYWLSYPEMVKLAAGTPVIVPTTAQQQYKITAQQLQDSITPRSKLFILNSPSNPTGAVYSREELTALADVIVKNDLWVVSDEIYEKILYDQAEHISIGSLNPEIFARTLVSSGFAKTYAMTGWRVGYLAGNQEIINAMISIQSHSTSNVCTFAQYGAIEALENPLSQDAIKEMLTAFTERRKMVLEILSTIPEVSCSEPYGAFYLFLDISKTGKTSFNFANEFLEEMQVATVPGIAFGNDSCIRLSYATDMTTLEKALERLTKFVQTA
- a CDS encoding SH3 domain-containing protein yields the protein MSRQMKNIISVLLLASLGIFQGETIVSAQSDFREQQSLCTASLVANNLNARITLRSGPGTNFKSLGYGLVGDYIYILATNPPEADYARDRQGYFWYRVGFPRSGAQGWIREDFLKKFCQYD